A region from the Bacteroidota bacterium genome encodes:
- a CDS encoding 4a-hydroxytetrahydrobiopterin dehydratase has protein sequence MLTKLSEEEISEHLGTLDQWSLVNGKLCRAYQFNDFIEAFGFMTRAAIVAESMNHHPEWFNVYNKVNVELTTHDIDGISNYDFQLAARMEQLATGS, from the coding sequence ATGTTGACAAAGTTATCGGAAGAAGAAATCAGTGAACACCTGGGCACCCTCGACCAGTGGTCTCTTGTAAATGGCAAGTTATGCCGCGCGTACCAGTTCAATGATTTCATCGAGGCATTTGGCTTTATGACCCGGGCTGCTATTGTTGCAGAGTCCATGAACCACCATCCTGAATGGTTCAACGTCTATAATAAAGTCAATGTGGAACTCACCACACATGACATCGACGGCATCAGCAACTACGACTTCCAACTGGCCGCCCGCATGGAGCAGTTGGCTACAGGTTCTTGA
- the ruvA gene encoding Holliday junction branch migration protein RuvA, with translation MIAYLSGKLAEKRPTDTVIDVQGVGYHVLIPTSTYEKLPAVGEVAKVFTYQHVREDALLLFGFASRSERTIFEIMLGVSGIGPKLALAALSAMRPGELRDKIVEGDTAFLTKIPGVGKKVAERMVVELKDKLIKVDGLGGGSMTSGGGDSKNTARADALAALEALGLSRAAAERNLRKVLRANPGIQSAEDLIRLALRES, from the coding sequence ATGATTGCATACCTTTCCGGTAAACTGGCTGAGAAGCGTCCTACGGATACAGTGATCGACGTGCAGGGGGTTGGCTACCATGTACTCATCCCAACGTCTACGTATGAAAAATTACCTGCTGTCGGTGAAGTAGCCAAAGTATTTACCTACCAACATGTACGCGAAGATGCCCTGTTGCTTTTTGGATTTGCTTCGCGGTCCGAACGTACCATTTTTGAAATTATGCTGGGGGTATCCGGTATCGGTCCCAAGCTCGCGTTGGCTGCACTTTCCGCCATGCGCCCCGGAGAGCTGCGCGATAAAATTGTAGAGGGTGATACGGCTTTTCTGACCAAAATTCCAGGCGTTGGTAAAAAGGTCGCAGAACGGATGGTGGTTGAGCTAAAAGATAAGCTCATCAAGGTAGATGGTCTTGGCGGTGGTAGTATGACAAGCGGTGGCGGTGATTCTAAAAATACCGCACGTGCCGACGCCCTTGCTGCACTTGAAGCCCTCGGTTTGAGCCGCGCAGCAGCAGAACGCAACCTGCGCAAAGTCCTGCGCGCTAACCCGGGAATTCAGTCAGCAGAAGACCTTATTCGCCTTGCCCTAAGGGAAAGCTAG
- a CDS encoding NAD+ synthase, with translation MKIALAQINPIVGDLAGNRQKIIDFAHRAHGQGAALVIFPELAVTGYPPQDLLESRLFLDAVEQTLDDIAGAVPAELGVLIGAPVRNEASMGKRLFNAALFYEGGKQLAVVKKQLLPTYDVFDENRYFEPADTCAPFSWRGYKFGIHVCEDMWNNEEQVPYHLYDENPIDALAAQGADLFINISASPFYTGKHAVRNRLIAENCLEHSLPFVYVNQVGANTEIVFDGDSRVHDAAGNLLLNAPSFEEALLVWDMEAAHAPESSDTNTASPDIAQLHDALVMGIRDYFEKTGAFSKALIGLSGGIDSAVTCALAVNALGADRVVGVTMPSRYSSSGSVDDSVALAEAYEIAFHNIAIVPAVAAFDEMLTGVFADTKPGVAEENIQARTRGVTLMALSNKFNHLLLTTGNKSEMSVGYATLYGDMNGGLAVLADVFKMQVFALAEYINEAAGREMIPRNTITKPPSAELRPDQKDEDSLPPYPVLDEVLRLYIEEQMDLDQIVEATGWETDFVHDLLKKVDRNEYKRRQAPPGLRVSKKAFGVGRRLPIVMRWNRPNAVATETARS, from the coding sequence CCAGGGTGCAGCCCTGGTGATATTTCCCGAGTTGGCGGTGACCGGATACCCGCCACAAGACCTGCTTGAGAGCCGGCTTTTTCTGGATGCTGTTGAACAAACCCTCGATGACATCGCCGGTGCTGTGCCCGCAGAACTCGGCGTACTAATCGGTGCACCTGTTCGCAATGAAGCCAGTATGGGAAAACGTCTTTTTAACGCGGCCCTGTTTTATGAGGGTGGCAAGCAACTCGCTGTCGTTAAAAAGCAACTCCTGCCAACCTATGACGTGTTCGATGAAAACCGGTACTTTGAGCCGGCTGATACGTGCGCGCCTTTTTCGTGGCGGGGTTACAAGTTTGGCATCCATGTTTGCGAAGACATGTGGAATAACGAGGAGCAGGTCCCTTATCATTTATATGATGAAAACCCGATTGACGCACTTGCAGCGCAAGGAGCTGACCTGTTTATCAACATCAGTGCTTCTCCGTTTTATACTGGAAAACACGCTGTGCGTAACCGCCTTATCGCAGAAAATTGCCTGGAGCATAGCCTGCCCTTTGTTTATGTGAATCAGGTCGGGGCCAACACTGAAATTGTCTTTGATGGTGACAGCCGCGTACACGATGCCGCCGGCAATCTGCTTTTAAATGCACCTTCTTTTGAAGAAGCTTTACTCGTTTGGGATATGGAAGCTGCGCACGCGCCGGAATCTTCCGACACAAACACTGCATCTCCTGATATCGCCCAACTCCATGATGCCCTCGTTATGGGCATTCGCGATTACTTTGAGAAAACCGGCGCCTTTTCGAAAGCACTCATCGGGTTGTCTGGCGGAATTGACTCTGCCGTGACCTGTGCCCTGGCTGTAAATGCCCTCGGTGCGGACCGTGTTGTGGGGGTGACCATGCCATCCAGGTACTCCTCTTCCGGTTCGGTTGATGACTCTGTGGCACTTGCCGAGGCGTACGAGATTGCCTTCCATAACATTGCCATCGTGCCGGCGGTTGCTGCCTTCGATGAAATGTTAACCGGGGTATTTGCTGATACCAAACCAGGTGTTGCTGAAGAAAATATCCAGGCCCGCACACGGGGGGTGACCCTGATGGCGCTTTCAAACAAGTTTAACCATCTGTTGCTCACAACAGGCAACAAGAGTGAAATGTCTGTTGGCTACGCTACATTGTATGGCGACATGAACGGGGGCCTTGCTGTGCTTGCAGATGTGTTCAAAATGCAGGTTTTTGCGCTCGCGGAGTACATCAATGAGGCTGCCGGGCGCGAGATGATTCCCCGAAATACCATTACCAAGCCTCCTTCAGCTGAACTCCGACCAGATCAGAAAGACGAAGATTCTCTGCCGCCGTACCCGGTGCTGGATGAAGTCCTGCGTTTGTATATTGAAGAGCAAATGGACCTGGACCAAATTGTAGAAGCAACGGGATGGGAAACCGACTTTGTGCATGATTTGCTCAAAAAGGTCGATCGCAACGAATACAAGCGCCGGCAAGCGCCTCCGGGACTTCGCGTTTCGAAGAAAGCATTTGGGGTTGGGCGCCGGCTTCCGATTGTTATGCGATGGAACCGGCCTAATGCGGTTGCCACAGAGACGGCACGCAGTTAA